One segment of Trichlorobacter ammonificans DNA contains the following:
- a CDS encoding MG2 domain-containing protein: MRRLLAALSLVSLSLLFCPPLHAAKAAAPAYKVQVQVLSADSNQPVAGAEIRFMEGDERPRQRMAVRTDAGGNAAVTLPRGAYQFLVVSKGLGTSRNYLYLNEQPKQGTTVWLRKGATLSGRLTDAAGTAHSGFKLTLDRFFSAVTDKNGVFTFEDVESGGHDLNLEQPGFVFEKSQYPQPAPGKQLQMGNLIIRRAASLEVAGKLLPNRHISSLRGAQVTLSGKSVWRMERFKENSSLTLGGLPPGDYTVSFADERLMRAEKRITLAEGEKGNLTLDATPAPPELQLELYGDTILADKEVTLRANGLWTEQVQATIFQIPAERVIRGEIDFSKPEALESAGLKSVQTFKVTLKKTKNRHRSQARFKLPPLPAGVYLLHLHSGQATAKAAVVATNLALVAKSAPDTTFIQAVDIKSGKPLAGVRLSGDKGHQVVTTDTNGTADWNVTRSGSRVVGQHGNSLAILPLAASESAAERKTADLKGYLYTERTAYRPGQTVFYKGVLRQHAGDDYRLPAVTKVAIRVADPHDTALFEESVTSSASGSFSGRFTLPQGAALGHYSIVATADGGAWQGSFQVLEYRKPEFEVKLSSDKQFVLPGEQIPLALAARYYFGAPAAGGKLVWRVYSQPWQRDEQGGGSFGEEQQFGGYNEFLGEGEALLDQAGEAVFTVPAGSHEKPLFYSIEAEVTDLSGRQVSASTRVTVVPSQMAVSLKSEQYLLKPNQQAGFAATVQTWQGEQQPNRAVTVLVEQQQYDKKSKTFGWNRITTLEGRTGNGGVARFAYGFPKPGYYRLLAETFDDAKRRSVAETGAWVWQQGEGWASGYRELEAEFDKKSYRIGETARLILRTPAQGGTLLFTLEGRRIHQSRTIPVNQAVQVIEIPVTEELAPNIHVSISMVAAGRFFHQQGLLKVEHQPGRLKLTVIPEKESYAPGDRAKISVQAEAEGKPVQAELSLAVVDEAIFAVAPEIREEIYRFFRGRRDHLVQTIYSFPRMYLGGAAKDLARLAGNDDLHGIKVRKLFKDTAAWFPLLATNDHGVVSAEAELPDNLTRWRATAVGHTADSFFGSAQASFISRLPFMARLAVPRFMLAGDRLEIPGILNDAAAQEQQVQGRFTATGLTLLGETGFTGTLPANGALKKEVLVAAEKAGPATLQLSALGSEGKDSMEVEFPVLPRSLKREQATAISLASGRQQAELLLPGPAEPESGILRISFAPAIAGNLVPALSRLISFPYGCTEQTIARFVPAAYAMNLLKDDSERFPASIKEKLPVIISQGLKQLAEMQQEDGGWGWWKNGSSDRYLTALVMQGLAKAMAAGVVPEQGMLERGKEALTEQLKQAEPEQAAFLYRALTAHGGTDPKVEAALLAQEDTLTATARIAVADALANRGQKAAAAALLQKLTKRLARDSEAAWLPEPEDGWRLGRSSIEGSAALLSALSRILPDDPALPRLARYLARNQQDGWWRTTAASAAGVLALADFVAATGQLDANYTARLTVNGAAAQSYRVEKGRLVDGTAGLTLPAQKGGNSLVLEKSGDSGIAWLGATLAYRVPLDQPVKNSRLGLKRSYYRIQSVNDNGRWRHEYLPLKAGEAVQPGDDLEVRVEVQSDTVQEYVILEDYLPAGFELRPAELDPRYAAESYYRGWYDHREQRDTYLAWFIQALPAGSHQFRYVIRPELKGKVTALPVAIWPMYNPQLRSEGEAEMLEVR, translated from the coding sequence TTACCTGAATGAGCAGCCGAAGCAGGGTACGACCGTCTGGCTGCGCAAAGGGGCGACCCTTTCCGGCAGACTGACCGATGCCGCCGGCACGGCGCACAGCGGTTTCAAGCTGACGCTGGACCGGTTTTTCAGCGCTGTTACCGATAAGAACGGGGTTTTTACCTTTGAGGATGTTGAGAGCGGCGGCCATGACCTGAACCTTGAGCAGCCCGGCTTTGTGTTTGAAAAATCCCAGTATCCCCAGCCTGCGCCAGGTAAACAGTTGCAGATGGGGAATCTGATTATCCGCCGCGCCGCCTCGCTCGAGGTTGCCGGGAAACTTCTCCCCAACCGCCATATCAGCTCATTGCGAGGTGCTCAGGTTACTCTCAGCGGTAAAAGCGTCTGGCGGATGGAGCGGTTTAAGGAGAACAGCAGCCTGACCCTGGGGGGGCTGCCCCCTGGCGATTATACCGTCTCGTTTGCTGATGAGCGGCTGATGCGGGCAGAAAAGCGCATCACTCTTGCCGAAGGTGAAAAAGGGAACCTGACGCTGGATGCAACCCCTGCCCCCCCTGAACTGCAGCTTGAGCTGTACGGCGACACCATCCTGGCCGACAAGGAGGTCACACTCCGGGCCAACGGCCTCTGGACCGAACAGGTGCAAGCCACCATTTTTCAGATTCCGGCAGAGCGGGTGATACGGGGGGAGATTGATTTCAGCAAACCGGAAGCGCTTGAGAGTGCAGGGCTGAAATCAGTGCAAACCTTTAAGGTCACCCTTAAAAAAACTAAAAACCGGCACCGCAGCCAGGCCCGCTTCAAACTGCCGCCCCTGCCTGCCGGTGTCTATCTGCTGCATCTGCACAGCGGGCAGGCCACGGCAAAAGCCGCTGTTGTCGCCACAAATCTGGCGCTGGTGGCCAAATCGGCGCCGGACACCACCTTTATCCAGGCGGTTGACATAAAAAGCGGCAAACCCCTTGCCGGGGTACGGTTGTCGGGGGACAAGGGGCACCAGGTTGTCACCACCGATACGAACGGCACTGCCGACTGGAATGTTACGCGGTCAGGCAGCCGGGTCGTGGGGCAGCATGGCAACAGCCTGGCGATCCTGCCCCTGGCCGCTTCAGAGTCTGCCGCAGAGCGGAAAACCGCTGACCTGAAGGGGTATCTCTACACAGAGCGCACTGCCTACCGTCCCGGCCAGACCGTTTTTTACAAAGGGGTGCTGCGTCAGCACGCTGGTGATGACTACCGGCTGCCTGCCGTAACAAAGGTGGCGATCAGGGTTGCTGATCCCCACGATACGGCACTGTTTGAAGAGAGCGTCACCAGCTCTGCCAGCGGTTCTTTCAGCGGACGGTTTACCCTGCCGCAGGGGGCGGCTCTTGGGCATTACAGCATTGTCGCCACTGCTGACGGCGGTGCCTGGCAGGGCAGTTTCCAGGTTCTGGAGTACCGCAAACCGGAGTTCGAGGTGAAGCTCTCCTCGGATAAGCAGTTTGTGCTGCCCGGTGAGCAGATACCGCTTGCGCTTGCTGCCCGCTATTACTTTGGCGCTCCGGCGGCAGGCGGTAAGCTGGTCTGGCGGGTCTACAGCCAGCCCTGGCAACGGGATGAGCAGGGGGGCGGCAGCTTTGGGGAGGAGCAGCAGTTTGGCGGCTACAATGAGTTTCTGGGGGAAGGGGAAGCCCTGCTTGACCAGGCCGGGGAGGCCGTCTTCACCGTGCCTGCCGGAAGCCATGAAAAGCCGCTTTTCTACAGCATTGAGGCCGAGGTAACCGATCTTTCCGGCCGTCAGGTCTCAGCTTCGACCAGGGTAACGGTTGTGCCGTCGCAGATGGCTGTCAGCCTCAAAAGCGAGCAGTACCTGCTGAAGCCGAACCAGCAGGCGGGTTTTGCAGCCACGGTGCAGACATGGCAGGGGGAGCAGCAGCCAAACCGTGCGGTCACCGTGCTGGTTGAGCAGCAGCAGTACGACAAAAAGAGTAAAACGTTTGGCTGGAACAGGATCACGACCCTGGAAGGGCGCACCGGTAACGGGGGCGTGGCCCGTTTTGCCTACGGCTTCCCGAAGCCGGGCTATTACCGTCTGCTGGCCGAGACCTTTGATGATGCCAAACGGCGCAGTGTTGCCGAAACCGGCGCCTGGGTCTGGCAGCAGGGGGAAGGATGGGCAAGCGGCTACCGCGAGCTTGAGGCGGAGTTTGACAAAAAGAGCTACCGGATCGGTGAAACCGCCCGGCTGATCCTGCGCACACCGGCCCAGGGGGGGACGCTGCTCTTCACCCTGGAGGGGCGCAGAATCCACCAGAGCCGGACGATTCCGGTCAATCAGGCGGTGCAGGTAATCGAGATTCCGGTTACCGAAGAGCTGGCCCCCAATATCCATGTCTCAATCAGCATGGTGGCCGCTGGCCGCTTCTTCCACCAGCAGGGGCTCTTGAAGGTGGAGCATCAGCCGGGCAGGTTAAAGCTGACCGTAATCCCTGAAAAAGAGAGCTATGCGCCGGGGGACCGGGCAAAGATCAGCGTACAGGCAGAGGCAGAGGGGAAACCGGTGCAGGCTGAGCTGTCGCTTGCCGTTGTTGACGAAGCCATCTTTGCCGTAGCCCCTGAGATCCGCGAAGAGATCTACCGTTTTTTCCGTGGCCGCCGCGATCATCTGGTGCAGACCATCTACTCCTTCCCGCGGATGTACCTTGGCGGAGCAGCAAAGGATCTGGCCCGGCTGGCCGGTAACGATGATCTGCACGGGATCAAGGTGCGCAAGCTGTTCAAGGATACCGCTGCCTGGTTTCCCCTGCTTGCAACCAATGATCACGGGGTGGTAAGTGCAGAGGCTGAGCTGCCGGACAACCTGACCAGATGGCGGGCAACCGCTGTCGGGCATACAGCGGACAGCTTTTTCGGCTCTGCCCAGGCCAGCTTCATCAGCCGTCTGCCGTTCATGGCCCGGCTGGCCGTGCCCCGCTTCATGCTGGCGGGAGACAGGCTGGAGATACCGGGGATACTCAACGATGCCGCAGCACAGGAGCAGCAGGTGCAGGGGCGGTTTACCGCAACCGGTCTGACGCTTTTGGGGGAGACCGGCTTTACCGGCACGCTCCCTGCCAACGGAGCGCTGAAAAAAGAGGTGCTGGTAGCGGCTGAGAAAGCTGGTCCGGCAACCTTGCAGCTTTCCGCACTGGGCAGTGAGGGGAAAGACAGCATGGAGGTGGAATTCCCGGTGTTACCCCGCTCCCTCAAGCGTGAACAGGCCACGGCCATTTCACTGGCCAGCGGGCGTCAGCAGGCGGAACTGCTCCTGCCCGGCCCGGCGGAGCCTGAAAGCGGCATACTCAGGATCAGCTTCGCCCCCGCCATTGCCGGCAACCTGGTACCGGCCCTGTCGCGGCTGATCAGCTTCCCCTACGGCTGCACCGAGCAGACCATTGCCCGCTTTGTCCCTGCCGCCTACGCCATGAATCTGCTCAAAGACGATTCAGAGCGTTTCCCCGCATCCATCAAAGAGAAGCTGCCAGTCATTATTAGCCAGGGTCTGAAGCAGCTTGCAGAGATGCAGCAGGAAGACGGTGGCTGGGGCTGGTGGAAAAATGGCAGCAGCGACCGCTACCTGACCGCCCTGGTGATGCAGGGGCTGGCAAAGGCAATGGCTGCCGGGGTCGTGCCGGAACAAGGGATGCTGGAGCGTGGCAAAGAGGCGCTGACGGAGCAGTTGAAACAGGCCGAACCTGAACAGGCCGCCTTTTTGTACCGCGCCCTGACCGCCCATGGCGGCACCGACCCGAAGGTGGAGGCAGCGCTTCTGGCGCAAGAAGATACATTGACGGCCACAGCCCGTATCGCTGTTGCCGATGCCCTGGCAAACCGTGGACAAAAAGCCGCGGCTGCGGCACTTCTGCAGAAGCTGACAAAGCGGCTTGCACGGGACAGCGAGGCGGCCTGGCTCCCGGAACCGGAGGATGGCTGGCGTCTTGGCCGATCATCCATTGAAGGCAGCGCAGCCCTGCTTTCCGCATTAAGCAGGATTCTGCCCGATGATCCGGCTCTTCCTCGGCTGGCCCGCTATCTTGCGCGTAACCAGCAGGATGGCTGGTGGCGCACCACAGCGGCCTCTGCCGCCGGTGTGCTGGCCCTGGCAGACTTTGTCGCCGCAACCGGCCAGCTTGACGCAAACTACACCGCCCGCCTGACGGTAAACGGGGCAGCGGCCCAGAGCTACCGGGTGGAAAAGGGGAGACTGGTAGACGGCACGGCTGGCCTGACGTTGCCGGCTCAAAAAGGAGGTAACAGCCTTGTGCTGGAAAAAAGCGGCGATAGCGGCATCGCTTGGCTTGGCGCAACCCTTGCGTACCGCGTCCCCCTTGACCAGCCTGTCAAAAACAGCCGGCTTGGGCTGAAGCGGAGCTACTACCGGATACAATCAGTCAACGACAACGGCAGATGGCGCCACGAATACCTGCCGTTAAAGGCCGGTGAAGCAGTGCAGCCGGGTGATGATCTTGAGGTGCGGGTTGAGGTGCAGAGCGACACGGTTCAGGAGTATGTCATCCTGGAAGATTATCTACCGGCCGGTTTCGAGTTGCGCCCTGCCGAACTGGACCCCCGCTATGCCGCTGAATCATACTACCGTGGCTGGTACGACCATCGGGAGCAACGCGATACCTATCTGGCCTGGTTCATCCAGGCGCTGCCTGCCGGCAGCCATCAGTTCCGCTACGTCATCCGCCCGGAGCTGAAAGGGAAGGTAACTGCACTGCCTGTTGCCATCTGGCCGATGTACAACCCGCAGCTTCGCAGTGAAGGGGAGGCGGAAATGCTGGAGGTGCGTTAA